In one window of Ovis aries strain OAR_USU_Benz2616 breed Rambouillet chromosome 3, ARS-UI_Ramb_v3.0, whole genome shotgun sequence DNA:
- the BBS10 gene encoding Bardet-Biedl syndrome 10 protein isoform X2, translating into MAAAGSVTVALHVAEVLETIVSGCLGPEGRQVLCTKPTGEVLLSRDGGRLLKALHLEHPVARVMVACVSSHLRKTGDGAKTFIIFLCHLLRGLREITGLNGISVVECLSPEELSLIQRVIGLVPFVLPEASSQYELSHTALVKFCKPLILRSKRYVHLGLMSTCSFTPHCIVLCGPVQGLVEQHEDALHGAFKMLRQVFKDLDLNYVTQTSDQSCTSGPRIYKNSRESNELPKIVNSSIQRSYQDTVVKNEGELAKTQTNLKVCSNLIVPSVKLEKNVLCSTPKVAVTDSYQTDETLRCSSPNKGRIMDDHEPFIENNSANSKTENTRKEISYENLQVTKLARKDSILPLRYKSLEMCTSQSYYFSSIPAGCVLPVGGNFEILLHYYLLNYAKKCQQSEQTMVSRIIANALLGVPKILYKSKKGNYSFPQVYVRALQALQTNQPMISNQTGLESVAGKYQLLASVLQCLTNILTVDLVISIKRQPQEVYDQDSEEEL; encoded by the exons ATGGCCGCTGCGGGGTCTGTGACGGTGGCGTTGCATGTGGCGGAAGTGCTAGAAACCATCGTGAGCGGTTGCTTGGGGCCCGAAGGGCGGCAAGTTCTGTGTACCAAGCCCACTGGCGAGGTGCTGCTCAGCCGGGATGGAGGCCGCCTGTTGAAGGCGCTGCATTTAGAGCATCCCGTAGCCAG ggtgatggtggcctgtGTTTCCAGTCATCTAAGAAAAACAGGAGATGGTgctaaaacatttattatctttctttgCCATTTACTCAGAGGACTTCGTGAGATCACAG GACTGAATGGCATATCTGTGGTGGAGTGTTTATCACCTGAAGAACTTTCTCTTATCCAGAGAGTCATTGGTCTTGTTCCCTTTGTACTACCAGAGGCCTCTTCTCAGTATGAACTCTCTCACACTGCTTTGGTGAAATTCTGTAAACCCCTTATCCTTAGATCCAAAAGGTATGTTCATCTTGGCTTGATGAGCACCTGCTCATTTACACCACATTGTATAGTTCTTTGTGGACCGGTGCAGGGTCTTGTTGAACAACATGAGGATGCTTTACATGGCGCATTTAAAATGCTCCGGCAGGTATTTAAAGACCTTGATCTAAATTATGTGACACAAACCAGTGACCAAAGTTGTACATCAGGTCCTCGTATATATAAGAATAGTAGAGAAAGTAATGAGTTACCAAAAATTGTTAACAGCTCAATACAAAGGTCGTATCAGGACACTGTTGTAAAGAACGAAGGTGAACTGGCAAAAACTCAAACGAATTTAAAAGTATGTTCAAATTTGATAGTTCCAAGCGTCAAATTAGAGAAAAATGTATTGTGTTCAACACCAAAAGTGGCAGTAACAGATTCATACCAGACAGATGAAACATTGAGATGTTCATCCCCAAACAAAGGGAGGATAATGGATGACCATGAACCATTTATTGAGAATAATTCTGCTAactcaaaaacagaaaatactagAAAAGAGATTTCTTACGAAAATTTACAGGTTACAAAACTTGCTAGAAAGGACAGCATTTTACCACTGAGATATAAGTCACTAGAGATGTGTACTTCCCAAAGTTACTATTTCTCATCTATACCAGCTGGTTGTGTTTTGCCTGTGGGTGGTAATTTTGAGATCTTATTGCATTACTATCTTCTCAACTATGCCAAAAAATGCCAGCAATCAGAACAAACCATGGTTAGTAGGATAATAGCTAATGCACTTTTAGGCGTTCCCAAAATCTTGTATAAGTCTAAGAAAGGAAATTACAGCTTTCCACAAGTATATGTAAGAGCTCTCCAGGCACTGCAAACCAATCAACCCATGATAAGCAACCAAACAGGTTTGGAATCAGTTGCTGGTAAATACCAGTTACtagcttcagttcttcagtgcttgaCAAACATTTTGACTGTTGACTTAGTAATCAGTATTAAGAGACAGCCTCAGGAAGTTTATGATCAAGATTCAgaagaggaactataa
- the BBS10 gene encoding Bardet-Biedl syndrome 10 protein isoform X1, with protein MAAAGSVTVALHVAEVLETIVSGCLGPEGRQVLCTKPTGEVLLSRDGGRLLKALHLEHPVARVMVACVSSHLRKTGDGAKTFIIFLCHLLRGLREITGKEKDFFPFENIQTCGRHWKNCCQWKFISQALLTFQTQILDYVMDHYLSRHFLSIFSSGTKERTLCRGSLEMLLGAYFCGRVGRNNHNLISQLMCDYVFKCTACESSFEEVLELVDDCFVELKVGVTGLPVSDSRIVAGLVLQRDFSVHCPADGDIRIVIVTETIQPLFSVSGSEVILNSEAQFQTSQFWITERTKAIVKHLQNQNVKLLLSTVKQPDLVIYFAGLNGISVVECLSPEELSLIQRVIGLVPFVLPEASSQYELSHTALVKFCKPLILRSKRYVHLGLMSTCSFTPHCIVLCGPVQGLVEQHEDALHGAFKMLRQVFKDLDLNYVTQTSDQSCTSGPRIYKNSRESNELPKIVNSSIQRSYQDTVVKNEGELAKTQTNLKVCSNLIVPSVKLEKNVLCSTPKVAVTDSYQTDETLRCSSPNKGRIMDDHEPFIENNSANSKTENTRKEISYENLQVTKLARKDSILPLRYKSLEMCTSQSYYFSSIPAGCVLPVGGNFEILLHYYLLNYAKKCQQSEQTMVSRIIANALLGVPKILYKSKKGNYSFPQVYVRALQALQTNQPMISNQTGLESVAGKYQLLASVLQCLTNILTVDLVISIKRQPQEVYDQDSEEEL; from the exons ATGGCCGCTGCGGGGTCTGTGACGGTGGCGTTGCATGTGGCGGAAGTGCTAGAAACCATCGTGAGCGGTTGCTTGGGGCCCGAAGGGCGGCAAGTTCTGTGTACCAAGCCCACTGGCGAGGTGCTGCTCAGCCGGGATGGAGGCCGCCTGTTGAAGGCGCTGCATTTAGAGCATCCCGTAGCCAG ggtgatggtggcctgtGTTTCCAGTCATCTAAGAAAAACAGGAGATGGTgctaaaacatttattatctttctttgCCATTTACTCAGAGGACTTCGTGAGATCACAGGCAAGGAAAaggattttttcccttttgaaaatattcaaaCCTGTGGAAGGCATTGGAAAAATTGCTGTCAGTGGAAATTTATTTCCCAAGCTCTTCTAACATTTCAGACACAAATATTAGACTATGTTATGGACCATTACTTAAGTAGACACTTCTTGTCCATCTTTTCTTCAGGCACTAAAGAAAGAACATTGTGTAGGGGCTCTTTAGAGATGCTCTTAGGGGCATACTTTTGTGGAAGAGTGGGAAGAAATAATCACAACCTGATATCTCAGTTGATGTGTGACTATGTTTTCAAGTGTACAGCTTGTGAAAGTAGCTTTGAAGAAGTACTTGAGCTAGTGGATGACTGTTTTGTTGAGTTGAAAGTTGGTGTCACCGGCCTTCCTGTTTCCGATTCCAGGATCGTAGCTGGGCTTGTGCTTCAGAGAGACTTTTCTGTGCACTGTCCAGCAGATGGTGACATAAGAATAGTGATAGTAACAGAAACCATTCAGCCTCTTTTTTCAGTTTCTGGATCAGAGGTTATTCTAAATTCAGAAGCACAGTTTCAGACATCTCAGTTTTGGATTacagaaagaacaaaagcaaTAGTGAAACATTTACAGAATCAGAATGTAAAGTTACTCCTATCTACTGTGAAGCAACCAGACTTAGTAATTTATTTTGCAGGACTGAATGGCATATCTGTGGTGGAGTGTTTATCACCTGAAGAACTTTCTCTTATCCAGAGAGTCATTGGTCTTGTTCCCTTTGTACTACCAGAGGCCTCTTCTCAGTATGAACTCTCTCACACTGCTTTGGTGAAATTCTGTAAACCCCTTATCCTTAGATCCAAAAGGTATGTTCATCTTGGCTTGATGAGCACCTGCTCATTTACACCACATTGTATAGTTCTTTGTGGACCGGTGCAGGGTCTTGTTGAACAACATGAGGATGCTTTACATGGCGCATTTAAAATGCTCCGGCAGGTATTTAAAGACCTTGATCTAAATTATGTGACACAAACCAGTGACCAAAGTTGTACATCAGGTCCTCGTATATATAAGAATAGTAGAGAAAGTAATGAGTTACCAAAAATTGTTAACAGCTCAATACAAAGGTCGTATCAGGACACTGTTGTAAAGAACGAAGGTGAACTGGCAAAAACTCAAACGAATTTAAAAGTATGTTCAAATTTGATAGTTCCAAGCGTCAAATTAGAGAAAAATGTATTGTGTTCAACACCAAAAGTGGCAGTAACAGATTCATACCAGACAGATGAAACATTGAGATGTTCATCCCCAAACAAAGGGAGGATAATGGATGACCATGAACCATTTATTGAGAATAATTCTGCTAactcaaaaacagaaaatactagAAAAGAGATTTCTTACGAAAATTTACAGGTTACAAAACTTGCTAGAAAGGACAGCATTTTACCACTGAGATATAAGTCACTAGAGATGTGTACTTCCCAAAGTTACTATTTCTCATCTATACCAGCTGGTTGTGTTTTGCCTGTGGGTGGTAATTTTGAGATCTTATTGCATTACTATCTTCTCAACTATGCCAAAAAATGCCAGCAATCAGAACAAACCATGGTTAGTAGGATAATAGCTAATGCACTTTTAGGCGTTCCCAAAATCTTGTATAAGTCTAAGAAAGGAAATTACAGCTTTCCACAAGTATATGTAAGAGCTCTCCAGGCACTGCAAACCAATCAACCCATGATAAGCAACCAAACAGGTTTGGAATCAGTTGCTGGTAAATACCAGTTACtagcttcagttcttcagtgcttgaCAAACATTTTGACTGTTGACTTAGTAATCAGTATTAAGAGACAGCCTCAGGAAGTTTATGATCAAGATTCAgaagaggaactataa